In the bacterium SCSIO 12741 genome, ACGAGATGTCGACGTTATTTACGCAGCAGACAGGAATAGGCAGGGAAATGATAGAAAATTGTTCAAATCAACCGATGATGGGGATATGTGGTCAGATTTAACCACCGCAATGGTCAGCCTGGATGCAGGAGCCACAACTAACACGCTCAAAGACCTTTTGACCCATGGTGTACATATTAGAGCCCTTGCCGTGGATCACTCCAATCCCAACCTGCTGTATTGTGGAATTGGAGGAACTCATGAGGTAAACAACACCATTACGGATGAACGCTTTAGAGTTATCAAATCCACTGATGGTGGAGCTACCTTTAGCGACTATTCTGAAGGACTCCCAGCCCTTCCCGTGGAGCGCTTACTTACGGTGGAAGATGACAACGATTTGATCTTTTGCGCTACCAGTGTGGGCATCTATTACAGAACAAGCAGTATGTCGCAATGGGAATGTTTTTCCAAAAACTTACCTAAGGTTTCGATCACCGGATTGAAGTATAACTACTGCACAAACACACTTTATGCGTCCACCTATGGAAGAGGTATGTGGAAAACGGAGGTATCTATACCCACTAGTAGTTCTTATGCGAATCCAATTAACTCCAATACGCTTTGGGATCAACCGAAAAGAATCAATACCCATGTGTTGGTCAAATCGGGGGTTACTCTTGAAATTACAAGTACAATTCAGCTGTCCCGCGGAGTAAAAATCATGATCGAACCAGGAGGAAAACTGGATGTAAACGGCGGTACTCTGACCAACTACTGCGACGCCTTTTGGGTGGAATTGAAGTTTGGGGTGACAACAGCTTATCTCAGGGAACCGTTAGCAACCAGGGGCAACTGATTATCAGAAATCAAGCTCTGATTGAAAATGCCAAGGAAGCCATTGACGTATGGAAACATGGTCATTGGTCCACCACAGGCGGAATTGTCAACGCTTCGAACAGTACCTTTAGAAACAACTGGAGATCGGCAGCCTATTACACTTATCACTACTACTCTGCCAACAATCCCAATTTTGAATATCCCAACATTGGCAAGTTTGACAATTGTCAATTCATTTGGAATGATCTTTACCTGGGCACCACCATTGGTCCGGCAATTAGCATGTACAATGTAAATGGAGTTAAGGTAATTGGTTGTGATTTTGAAGATAGCAGAACAGGTAATGTGGATCGCACCACAGGTATTTATACCATGGACGCAGGCTTTTTGGCGGTTGGAAAGAACTTAAGTTTAGTAGCCACAGCTCATGACAATTTTAGCGAACTGAATTACGACATCTGTACGTTTAAAAACCTGAAAACGGGAATCTTTGCCATGAACTCCAACACGCAGAATACACTGGTGATCGATCATTGTAAGTTTGAAGACTGCCTGGAAGGAGTGCACCTTTCCGTTATTGACAATCCAACCGTAACCAGAAACTGGTTCATGTATTCTTCCGAACACCCAGGCGACATTTCGTCGATGAACCAGTGTGTTTTGGATATGTGTACCGGATTCAAAGTAGAAGGAAACCTGTTTGAAAGTGAAGTAAGCGACAGTCAAACAATTGGCGTTTGGACCAATAACTCAGGTCACGAGCAAAACCAGATATATCGGAATACCTATAGAAAGTTAAGAACGGGGAACTACGCTACCGGTCTTAATAAATCAGGCCTTTACTCCGGACTTCAATGGCTGTGTAACACTTACGAATCCAACGAATTGCATGATCAATATGTGGTTGGTTCATTTGTTCCCACTACTCAGGCTGGTATTCGTTACTACCAAGGTAGCACGGATGAATCAGCAGGTAATGTGTTCTCCAATATCTATGGAAACCCTTCTTCCAGAAAACACTTCCGGACAGACGGTGACGAACACTATTACTACCTGACTTCTACTCAGGACCAGGCACCGGCTTTGGCCAGTCAGAATCAGGGAAATATTTTTATCTGGAATACAGCAAACAGCGCTCATTCCTGTCCATCATCTTTCACCAGCTTCATCGTGAATCAATCGACAGAGTCCATGCTCTCAGCGCAGCATGTAACGACCTTTGAAGCAGATAGGGCTACAGCAGAGAATAGTTGGACACAAGCAGTGAATGACTTGCAAAATCTGAATGACGCCGGAAATTCCAGCTACCTCTATCATTTGATTAATCAGGTGAATTCTTCAAATCTGAATTTTACCCAACAGGAATTGATCAGCTACAGCCCCTACCTTTCGAAGGACATTATGATGGAAGTGGGTAAAAAGAGTAATTCGGTATTTTCTCACAACTGGTATAAGCAGCTTATTGATTTGAATATTGAAGTGGCCCAGGACGATGATTTTATGGACTTCTTGCAAACCAAGCCCAATCCTATGCCTCAATCGCTCTACAATCAGATTGACCAGGCGAGATTTACCTCGGCTACCATGCGAGGTAAAAAACGATCCCACATCGCTGACCTGGAAGGTCAAATGACTGAGCTATCGGATTTGCTTACCATCTATGATTTGGGTCACAAGAGTAGCCTAAACTGGGCGGACTACCGAAGTCGCATTACTACCCGGGGAGATGAGGTTTTAAGAAGTCAATTGGCTGATTCTTATTTGGGCATTGAGGACCTAAGTTCTTGTAGCACCGAATTGCAAAGCATCACCTCCAACCTTCAGCAGTACCCTTCTTCCATGCGACAGGAAATGGCTGATTTTGTAACGTTTAAGAATTACATCATCACTCTAATCGACGTACAGGAAGGTATTCGGGACTTGGGAACTACTGAATACCAACAGCTCAAGCAATACGAAACCTCACTAAGCGGTAGAGCTCTGGCTCAGGTAAAAAACATGCTGTGCTATCATTTTGGGGAATGCTCCGGCATTTCTACTTCAAGCAGTAGTAGTAAGGACCAAGCTCCCGAAGTAACTTCTACTGAACAAGAGCTGGAAGAAGAGCAAATTCAGTTTGTTTTAACTCCAAACCCCAATTCAGGAACCTTTCAGGTGAGTCTTTCCAATGGAATGGAGATTGAGGAAGTAGAGGTAAGAGATGTTTTGGGTAAAAGAGTAGAATTGGAAAACTCCGAAATCCAGGGCAACGAGGCTAACGTTTCTATTCTCAACCCTCAGCCAGGTACCTTTTTCGGATTGATCCGAACCAAAAACGGGCAGGTGTATAAAACCACTTTTGTGATTTACTAAAAAAGAAGATCATACCCGTATAATAGAAAAGCCGTCTGATTATCAGACGGCTTTTTACTTTTTATCATTCTAGGATACAATGATCTTAATTCATCGCAAACATGATCGGTAATTGGTACTTCACCGATACGCTCTGTCCATCGTGCATACCCGGCACCCACTTCGGCATAGCATTGACTACCCTAAGGGCTTCAGCATCGAGCAATTCATGAACACTCTGCTTGATTTCGGCTTGTTCGATTCCACCTTCAGCGTTAATCACAAAGGCAACAACCACCTTTCCTTCAATTCCCGTTTCCTTGCAGTCTTCAGGGTATTTCAACTCTTTGCCCAACCAGGCAAAAAGAGCTTGATTGCCACCTTCAAACGAGGGTGGTTGATCCACTTTTTTGTGCGATTTTTCTTCAGCGGTTTCTTCCGGGTTCACCGGACTTGGAGTGGTTGGATTACACGCAGCAATCCAGAGGCCTAAGAACAGAATCGATCCTAAACCCAGCCCCATCTTCAAGGGGCTTCTTTTTTGAGCTTGATTAATCATCTTTATACGTTTAAATGTTAATGAATTCCAGGAGAATGTATGTCCGACAGAAAAGTGCCGGGTGTCAAATGCCTTATCGAGTAGCAATCGGATGTAGTCGTTTTTGGAAGAGCTGGGTTGATCCAATACGGCTCGGTCTGCGAGGTATTCGTGGTTTTGCCTGACCAGCATTCGCCAACGCCACATGAGTGGATTAATCCAATTCAATGCCCAGAAAATCTGCACCCAAATCAGATCAAGGCTATGAAATTGTTGAATATGCGCTTCTTCATGGGCCAAAATCCAAGGTTCGCACCGATCCTTGGGATTGAGGAAAATGGTTTTCCAAAAAGATTGGGTCGGCTGGCCATCAACAAACCTTACTGAATAAGGGGAAAGTCCGTTAGGAGCCACTTGCCCCTTACGAAACAATGCGCCAACCCTCAACCAGGATCGAACAAAGAAAAAAGCACTTATACTGAGATAAGCCAAAATGAGCACACTCATGAAAGACCATCCGGAAGTTGCTTCATACGGAGTCAATGAAACTTGAATTTCGGGCAATACCTGAGCAAATTGGGTTCCAGGGATGGAACCGGATAAAGGCAGCCAAATGATCATACTCACCAAAGGCAAGAGCAAAAGCCAGATGCGATTGAATCGGAGGAATCCAGCTCGAAGAATGACCCATTCGGTGAGCCCTACAGCCAAGCCAAGCATGACTTGAAACAGAATAATATCTTGGAGGTTCATCAGGAATCGGATTTTAGTTGTTTCAAAATTTCTTCCAGCTCCTTGGTGCTAAGTTTCTTCTCTTTTACGAAAAAGGAAACCAGGCTTTGTGTGGAGCCATCGAAGTATCCCTGCAAAAACCGGTCTGCAATTTTTCCAGAATACTTCTTCCTTGAAATCTTGGGAAAATACTCGTAGGTTTTACCATAGGCTTTATGGTCTACAAATCCCTTCTTTTCCAAAATTCGAATCAAAGTAGACACAGTTGTATAAGCAGGTTTGGGATCTGGAAGCTCGGCAATGATGTCGTGTACCACTCCCCTTTTCAACTTCCACAATACTTGCATGATTTGCTCTTCAGCCTTGGTCAATTCCATATCAAACAGGTTTTAATAGTTACAAATATATACATTTTAGTTTTATAACTAAACTTTTAGTTAATAACCGTAAAATGAAACCCTGTCACTCGGGGCAACAGGGTTTTCAATTTCAATTAGTTATACACTACTCATTCGGATTTACACTCTTTCGGATATGCTATCCGAAAGCTATAGCTGCGGATTACTCACTTCGCTCATGAGGTCGCAAGCTCAGTATAAAATCCGCGACTCTTACATTCGGATTTCAAATCCGAATGAGTTGAGTAGTAAAAATAGTCCTGACCTTCTTTATCAAGCCACAGACAAAGCTTTCTTCACCTTTTGGTTCAGCAAAGCAATATCGAGTACTTCAGTCATCTCTTTTACGTAATGGAAAGTCAATCCTTTCAAGTAGTCGGGATTAATATCCTCGATATCCTTGCGGTTGCTCTCTGCCAAAATGATTTCCTTGATATTGGCTCGTTTGGCCGCCAAGATCTTTTCTTTGATTCCTCCCACCGGCAGTACTTTGCCACGAAGAGTAATCTCACCAGTCATAGCCAATTTGCTACGAATTTTGCGCTGAGTAAAAACCGATGCCAAAGAAGTCAACATGGTAATTCCTGCGGAAGGACCATCCTTAGGTGTGGCTCCTTCAGGAACGTGAACGTGTACATTGTATCGATCAAATACTTCCTGCTCCAGTCCAAAGGATTCAGCATGCGATCTGAGGTATTCCAGTGCAATTACGGCACTCTCCTTCATCACATCACCCAGGTTTCCGGTTAGGGTTAATTTGCCCTTTCCACGAGTTATGGAAGATTCAATAAAGAGAATGTCACCACCCACAGATGTCCAGGCCAGGCCGGTTACTACACCAGCTACATCGGATGCCTCGTATTTATCTTTCGGGTATCCAGGCCCTAACAAGGGCTGCAATCCATCGGCTACCACTTTGGAATCGTATTCCTCTTCCATGGCCACCTTGGTTGCCAATTTTCTGACTACCTGAGCTACTTTCTTTTCCAGACCACGTACTCCGGATTCCCGAGTATAGTCTTCGATCAATCTTTCGAGCACCTTCTTGTCCATTTTCACGGATGTCTTGTCCATTCCGTGCTCTTTCAATTGCTTGGGAAGTAGGTGTCTTTTGGCAATTTCTACCTTTTCTTCAACGGTATATCCCGTCAACTGGATAATCTCCAATCGGTCGCGAAGTGCTGGGTGAATTAAGGATAGATCGTTTGCCGTGGCGATGAACATCACTCGTGACAGGTCGTATTCCAATTCCAGGAAGTTGTCGTAGAAGGCCTCGTTTTGCTCCGGGTCCAATACCTCCAACAAAGCAGAAGATGGATCGCCGTGGTGATCGCTTCCCACTTTATCAATTTCATCGAGTATAAAAACCGGGTTGGAACTTCCCGCCTTCTTCACATTCTGGATGATCCGACCGGGCATAGCACCGATATAGGTTTTACGATGACCTCTTACTTCCGCCTCATCGCGCAATCCGCCCAGAGAAACCCGAACGTATTCTCTGCCCAAAGCTTCGGCAATGGATTTACCTAAAGAGGTTTTACCTACTCCCGGAGGACCTGCAAAACAAAGAATCGGCGATTTCATATCACCTTTAAGCTTCAATACGGCCAGGTGCTCAATGATTCGATCTTTAATCTTATCCAATCCGTAGTGATCCCTGTTCAGAATCTTACGGGCACGTTTGAGGTCAAAATTGTCTTTGGTGAATTCGTTCCAAGGCAACTCCACCAGCAATTCAAGGTAGTTTAGCTGTACGGAATATTCCATTCCTTGCGGACTCATTCGCTGAAGCTTAGCCACTTCCTTGTCGAAATGCTCGGCTGCCTTTTTATCCCACTTTTTCTTTTCGCCTTTTTGACGAATTTCCTCCAATTCCTGATCTTGAGGATTACCACCCAATTCATCTTGAATGGTCTTCATCTGCTGCTGCAAGTAGTACTCACGCTGCTGCTTGTCGATATCAAAACGAACCTTAGATTGAATGTCATTTTTGATTTCAAGCAACTGAAGTTCTTTGGTCAAATGCCTCAAGGTTCTCTTCGCCCGATTAGACAGGCTTTGCTCTTCCAAAATGCTCTGCTTCTCATCAAGATCGGCATTCATATTTGAAGCCACAAAGTTGATAAGGAAGGAAGAACTCTCAATATTCTTAATCGCCAGGGTTGCCTCTGTAGGAATTTCGGGCGATTTATTAATAATGTCTAAAGACAAGTCCTTGATCGAATTCACCAAGGCATTAAATTCTTCATCTTCTTTTTCAGGTTTGATGTCTGGAAAATCCTCAACCCGAGCTCTTAAGTAGGGCTCTTTTTGAGTCAATTCAGCCAATCGAAACTTCCGTTTTCCCTGAATGATGATGGTTGTATTTCCATCAGGCATCCGAAGCATTTTGATAATTCTTGCTACGGTTCCAATGGAATGTAAGTCTGAAAATCCAGGATCCTCTTCGTCTTGATTCTTCTGAGCGATCACCCCAATGGTTTTATCCTTGTTATAAGAATCTTTAACCAGGGATATGGATTTATCTCTTCCTACAGTAATTGGAATAACTACTCCAGGAAACAGTACAGTATTTCTAAGCGGTAATATTGGCAGGTTTTCAGGAATTGCTTCGTTGGCTAAAGATTCCTCGTCCTCAGCGGAAAACAGTGGAATAAACTCCGAACTGTCGTCCATTCCCTCTACCATCGCCATTACGTCATATCTATCAATCATATTTTTTCCAGCGTCATTGTGTCAGTAATGCTGACCCTTTTCAATACAATAACACTATAGTCAAGCGCTATGCCAAAAGGCCATTAACTGAAATTTTTGCGGAAGTCTTGGTCCCGCTCGTAGGCCTCTTTCATAATACGGCGATCCTCCTCCGAAAGTTCAGTAGATCGACGTTCCATCACCAGCTCTGCAGTTTGATACGCCTTTTCTACCCGGTATTCAAAGTACTTCCCTTCTCCACCCCAGGTGAATGACGGAATGAACTTCTTTGGAAACCCGGCCCCATATAGATTACAACTAACTCCTACAACGGTTGCCGTATTCAACATCGTATTGATTCCGGTTTTGGAATGATCCCCCATAATCAACCCGCAAAACTGTTGACCAGAGTTTAGGTAACCCTTCTTGGGATAGTTCCATACTTGAACCAATCCGTAGTTATTTTTTAGGTTGGAACTATTGGTATCGGCTCCCAAGTTGCACCATTGACCCAGAACTGAGTTTCCAATGAATCCATCGTGACCTTTGTTGGAGTACCCCCAAATGATGGAGTTGCTGATTTCGCCGCCCACCTTGGAGTGGGGACCTATGGTTGTAGGCCCATAAATTTTGGCATTTAGCTTAACCGTTGCATGCTCACAAAGAGCAAATGGTCCGCGAATCACAGAACCTTCCATGATCTCAGCATCCTTTCCAATATAGATGGGCCCCGTTTCACAATTCAAAATCGCTCCTTGAACCTTGGCACCTTCCTCCACATAAATTTGATCTCCAAAAACCTGGTTGCGCGCTCTCAGAGAATCCGCTCCGGTAGGAGTTCCCAATAATTTGAAATCTTCTTTAACAGCCGCACCATTGTTCAAGAACAAATCCCAGGGATAATTGATTACGATCACATCGCTTTCATACTCCACTGTGGCTCCTTCAGAAATTCCTGCTTCATCTTCTACACGAGCTATTTCCACATCTCCCCTTTTTAAAGTCGATCCGGGAGTCATGTTCTGAATGGCAGCCACCAATTCCTGATCCGGTAATACCGATGAATTAATCCATCTGTTTTGGCCTTCCTTAACCAAAGGATACTTCTCCTGAAGGTAGTCCTCGGTTTGGCAGGAAACACTTTGGTTTAAGTGTTTTTCCCATTTCTCGGCAATGGTCCAAATACCAATTCTTAGATCAGAAACAGGGCGGGTATAAGTAAGCGGGAGAAAGTCTTCCCAACGGGTGTCAAATAGGATCGTGTTCATGGCTCAAATATAAATGGCTGAAAGGAAAATTGAATTTCGATTATCGAATTTTCAGGGACAAATCTGAACCTCCAAAAATTCCTTAAGTAGGTAAACAAAAAAACCGCCCTGCTTTCGCAAGGCGGTTTTCCTCAATATCATTTTTGCCGCTTAAAGCGGAAGTAATTCGCTTATTTGTTTTTCGCGAACTTAGCGTAACGGTTGCGGAATTTATCCACACGTCCGGCAGTATCCACGAATTGCATTTTACCGGTGTAAAATGGATGCGATTGGTTTGTGATCTCACATTTGATCAATGGATATTCGTTTCCATCTTCCCATGCAACTGTCTCATTTGATGGAGCAGTTGATCTACCCAAAAACATGAAATCGTTAGACATGTCTTTGAAAATAACCATTCGGTACGCTTCGGGGTGAATATCTTTTTTCATCTTCTTTCTTTTTCTTCTTCTACGATTTCGGCCTGCAAAAATAAACGAAATTCCCGTAATATTTAGCGTCTCACAATAATTTTCAACAATAACCGTATGAATAGCCATTAAACTGGCTGGTTTTAAGCCATTGCTGAGGGAGACAATTAACTACTTTTGAGCCGATGAAAAAATTGCTGGTTGTACTTATTGCCGGACTCGCCATTTGGGGATGCAAAAAAAAGCAACTCGGATTGGAGGAAGAAGGTGCCTTGGAGTTTTCGAGCTCGGAGGTCATGTTCGATACCGTATTCACCGCTTTAGGCTCTACCACGCACTCTTTCAAAATTTACAACCGAAGCCGTAAAGACATCGTTGTTTCTGATATCAGTTTGGAACAAGGCTCGGCCTCTATGTTTCGAATTAATGTGGATGGAATTCCTGGCGAACAAACGGACGTGTTGATTCGAGGTGAAGATTCTGCTTTTGTTTTCGTAGAAGTTACCGTAGATCCGGGCAACGTAAACAATCCTTTTATAGTGGAAGACAATGTGGTTTTCATGACCAATGGAACCCAACAAAAGGTAAAGCTTACGGCTTGGGGCCAGGATGCCTATTACTATCGACCGCGGGAACAAGTTCAGGGACTACCCGCCTTTTCCCGGATTTCAAG is a window encoding:
- a CDS encoding T9SS type A sorting domain-containing protein; the encoded protein is MGGIEVWGDNSLSQGTVSNQGQLIIRNQALIENAKEAIDVWKHGHWSTTGGIVNASNSTFRNNWRSAAYYTYHYYSANNPNFEYPNIGKFDNCQFIWNDLYLGTTIGPAISMYNVNGVKVIGCDFEDSRTGNVDRTTGIYTMDAGFLAVGKNLSLVATAHDNFSELNYDICTFKNLKTGIFAMNSNTQNTLVIDHCKFEDCLEGVHLSVIDNPTVTRNWFMYSSEHPGDISSMNQCVLDMCTGFKVEGNLFESEVSDSQTIGVWTNNSGHEQNQIYRNTYRKLRTGNYATGLNKSGLYSGLQWLCNTYESNELHDQYVVGSFVPTTQAGIRYYQGSTDESAGNVFSNIYGNPSSRKHFRTDGDEHYYYLTSTQDQAPALASQNQGNIFIWNTANSAHSCPSSFTSFIVNQSTESMLSAQHVTTFEADRATAENSWTQAVNDLQNLNDAGNSSYLYHLINQVNSSNLNFTQQELISYSPYLSKDIMMEVGKKSNSVFSHNWYKQLIDLNIEVAQDDDFMDFLQTKPNPMPQSLYNQIDQARFTSATMRGKKRSHIADLEGQMTELSDLLTIYDLGHKSSLNWADYRSRITTRGDEVLRSQLADSYLGIEDLSSCSTELQSITSNLQQYPSSMRQEMADFVTFKNYIITLIDVQEGIRDLGTTEYQQLKQYETSLSGRALAQVKNMLCYHFGECSGISTSSSSSKDQAPEVTSTEQELEEEQIQFVLTPNPNSGTFQVSLSNGMEIEEVEVRDVLGKRVELENSEIQGNEANVSILNPQPGTFFGLIRTKNGQVYKTTFVIY
- a CDS encoding TonB family protein, with the protein product MNLQDIILFQVMLGLAVGLTEWVILRAGFLRFNRIWLLLLPLVSMIIWLPLSGSIPGTQFAQVLPEIQVSLTPYEATSGWSFMSVLILAYLSISAFFFVRSWLRVGALFRKGQVAPNGLSPYSVRFVDGQPTQSFWKTIFLNPKDRCEPWILAHEEAHIQQFHSLDLIWVQIFWALNWINPLMWRWRMLVRQNHEYLADRAVLDQPSSSKNDYIRLLLDKAFDTRHFSVGHTFSWNSLTFKRIKMINQAQKRSPLKMGLGLGSILFLGLWIAACNPTTPSPVNPEETAEEKSHKKVDQPPSFEGGNQALFAWLGKELKYPEDCKETGIEGKVVVAFVINAEGGIEQAEIKQSVHELLDAEALRVVNAMPKWVPGMHDGQSVSVKYQLPIMFAMN
- a CDS encoding GlmU family protein; its protein translation is MNTILFDTRWEDFLPLTYTRPVSDLRIGIWTIAEKWEKHLNQSVSCQTEDYLQEKYPLVKEGQNRWINSSVLPDQELVAAIQNMTPGSTLKRGDVEIARVEDEAGISEGATVEYESDVIVINYPWDLFLNNGAAVKEDFKLLGTPTGADSLRARNQVFGDQIYVEEGAKVQGAILNCETGPIYIGKDAEIMEGSVIRGPFALCEHATVKLNAKIYGPTTIGPHSKVGGEISNSIIWGYSNKGHDGFIGNSVLGQWCNLGADTNSSNLKNNYGLVQVWNYPKKGYLNSGQQFCGLIMGDHSKTGINTMLNTATVVGVSCNLYGAGFPKKFIPSFTWGGEGKYFEYRVEKAYQTAELVMERRSTELSEEDRRIMKEAYERDQDFRKNFS
- the lon gene encoding endopeptidase La; the encoded protein is MIDRYDVMAMVEGMDDSSEFIPLFSAEDEESLANEAIPENLPILPLRNTVLFPGVVIPITVGRDKSISLVKDSYNKDKTIGVIAQKNQDEEDPGFSDLHSIGTVARIIKMLRMPDGNTTIIIQGKRKFRLAELTQKEPYLRARVEDFPDIKPEKEDEEFNALVNSIKDLSLDIINKSPEIPTEATLAIKNIESSSFLINFVASNMNADLDEKQSILEEQSLSNRAKRTLRHLTKELQLLEIKNDIQSKVRFDIDKQQREYYLQQQMKTIQDELGGNPQDQELEEIRQKGEKKKWDKKAAEHFDKEVAKLQRMSPQGMEYSVQLNYLELLVELPWNEFTKDNFDLKRARKILNRDHYGLDKIKDRIIEHLAVLKLKGDMKSPILCFAGPPGVGKTSLGKSIAEALGREYVRVSLGGLRDEAEVRGHRKTYIGAMPGRIIQNVKKAGSSNPVFILDEIDKVGSDHHGDPSSALLEVLDPEQNEAFYDNFLELEYDLSRVMFIATANDLSLIHPALRDRLEIIQLTGYTVEEKVEIAKRHLLPKQLKEHGMDKTSVKMDKKVLERLIEDYTRESGVRGLEKKVAQVVRKLATKVAMEEEYDSKVVADGLQPLLGPGYPKDKYEASDVAGVVTGLAWTSVGGDILFIESSITRGKGKLTLTGNLGDVMKESAVIALEYLRSHAESFGLEQEVFDRYNVHVHVPEGATPKDGPSAGITMLTSLASVFTQRKIRSKLAMTGEITLRGKVLPVGGIKEKILAAKRANIKEIILAESNRKDIEDINPDYLKGLTFHYVKEMTEVLDIALLNQKVKKALSVA
- a CDS encoding type B 50S ribosomal protein L31 — protein: MKKDIHPEAYRMVIFKDMSNDFMFLGRSTAPSNETVAWEDGNEYPLIKCEITNQSHPFYTGKMQFVDTAGRVDKFRNRYAKFAKNK
- a CDS encoding BlaI/MecI/CopY family transcriptional regulator, yielding MELTKAEEQIMQVLWKLKRGVVHDIIAELPDPKPAYTTVSTLIRILEKKGFVDHKAYGKTYEYFPKISRKKYSGKIADRFLQGYFDGSTQSLVSFFVKEKKLSTKELEEILKQLKSDS